A portion of the Pseudomonas sp. PSE14 genome contains these proteins:
- the dkgB gene encoding 2,5-didehydrogluconate reductase DkgB gives MSVPAFGLGTFRLKGQTVIDSIRTAIDLGYRAIDTAQIYGNEADVGEAIAGARVKRDELYLTTKIWTENYAADKLIPSLKESLHKLRTDRVELTLIHWPSPKGQVPVAEFMSALAEAKAQGLTGEIGVSNFTIALMQEAIAAVGAGQIATNQVELHPYLQNRKVAEFARSQGIHLTSYMTLGYGKVLSDPVIDEIAGRHGATPAQVTLAWAMQLGYSVIPSSTKRENLESNLRSVDLRLTNADMAAIAALDRNERITSPESLAPAWD, from the coding sequence CTCGATCCGCACCGCCATCGACCTGGGCTACCGCGCCATCGACACCGCGCAGATCTACGGCAACGAAGCCGACGTCGGCGAAGCCATCGCAGGCGCCAGGGTCAAGCGTGACGAGCTGTACCTGACCACCAAGATCTGGACCGAGAACTACGCCGCCGACAAGCTGATCCCCAGCCTCAAGGAAAGCCTGCACAAGCTGCGCACCGACCGCGTCGAGCTGACCCTGATCCACTGGCCCTCGCCCAAGGGGCAAGTGCCGGTCGCCGAGTTCATGAGCGCCCTGGCAGAAGCCAAGGCCCAGGGCCTGACCGGCGAGATCGGCGTGTCCAACTTCACCATCGCGCTGATGCAGGAAGCCATCGCCGCCGTCGGCGCCGGGCAGATCGCCACCAACCAGGTGGAACTGCACCCCTACCTGCAGAACCGCAAGGTGGCGGAGTTCGCCCGGAGCCAGGGCATCCACCTCACCTCCTACATGACCCTGGGCTACGGCAAGGTGCTAAGCGACCCGGTGATCGACGAAATCGCCGGACGCCACGGCGCCACACCGGCGCAGGTGACCCTGGCCTGGGCGATGCAGCTCGGCTACTCGGTGATCCCGTCGTCCACCAAGCGTGAAAACCTGGAAAGCAATCTGCGCTCCGTCGACCTGCGCCTGACCAACGCCGACATGGCCGCCATCGCCGCGCTGGATCGCAACGAGCGCATCACCAGCCCGGAAAGCCTGGCCCCGGCCTGGGACTGA
- a CDS encoding zinc-binding dehydrogenase yields MSATSYLNDYALNDYAAWTWTPGASLDGLKLARLPLPIPGPDEVLLANTAIALNPVDWKMIDWGRDDWQQGQVPGVDGVGRVVAAGSAVNLRVGTRVAYHQALPRGGSFAEYTLLRAHAVYPVPDALDDATAASLPCPGLTAWQALDKLPACGNRDVLVTGAGGAVGYLLAQLAVQRGLRVWVTAAPKHREHLLQLGIAGVFDYRDAQWSARLREALGPRRLHGVFDTVSGSHAASLAPLLGYNGHLVCIQDRQEHAPLPAFSSAISLHEVALNSIHAHGDALDWRELRRAAASLMQGVADGRLQPPAKQFFEFAELPEALRRLKSGEGGGKWISLLPAPAVTS; encoded by the coding sequence ATGAGTGCAACCAGCTATCTCAATGACTATGCCCTCAACGACTATGCCGCCTGGACCTGGACGCCCGGCGCCAGCCTCGACGGCCTGAAGCTGGCGCGTCTGCCGCTGCCCATCCCCGGCCCGGACGAGGTGCTGCTGGCCAACACCGCCATCGCGCTGAACCCGGTGGACTGGAAGATGATCGACTGGGGTCGTGACGACTGGCAGCAAGGCCAGGTGCCTGGCGTGGATGGCGTTGGCCGGGTCGTAGCTGCCGGCAGCGCGGTGAACCTGCGGGTCGGCACCCGTGTTGCCTACCACCAGGCGCTGCCCCGTGGCGGCAGCTTCGCCGAATACACCCTGCTGCGCGCCCACGCGGTGTACCCGGTGCCGGACGCCCTGGACGACGCCACCGCCGCCAGCCTGCCCTGCCCCGGCCTCACCGCCTGGCAGGCGCTGGACAAGCTGCCGGCCTGCGGCAACCGTGACGTATTGGTGACCGGCGCCGGTGGCGCTGTCGGCTATCTGCTCGCACAACTGGCCGTGCAGCGCGGCTTGCGCGTGTGGGTGACGGCCGCGCCGAAGCACCGTGAGCACCTGCTGCAACTGGGCATCGCCGGCGTCTTCGACTACCGCGACGCGCAATGGTCCGCACGCCTGCGCGAAGCCCTCGGCCCGCGCCGCCTGCACGGGGTGTTCGACACCGTCAGCGGCAGCCACGCCGCCAGCCTCGCTCCGCTGCTGGGCTACAACGGCCACCTGGTGTGCATCCAGGACCGCCAGGAACATGCCCCGCTGCCGGCCTTCAGTAGCGCCATCTCGCTACATGAAGTGGCGCTCAACAGCATCCATGCCCACGGCGATGCGCTGGACTGGCGGGAGCTGCGCCGCGCCGCCGCCAGCCTGATGCAGGGCGTCGCCGACGGGCGCTTGCAGCCGCCGGCGAAGCAGTTCTTCGAGTTCGCCGAGTTGCCCGAAGCACTGCGCCGCTTGAAGTCCGGCGAAGGCGGCGGTAAATGGATCAGTCTGCTGCCGGCCCCGGCGGTCACGTCGTAG
- a CDS encoding SDR family oxidoreductase, with the protein MDLGIKGRWAVVCAASKGLGKGCALALAREGVNLAINARDVDTLAATAAELRQLGVEVREVAGDISDPDVRAALLAACPQVDILVNNAGGPPPGDFRNWEREDWLRALDLNMLTPIELIKATVDGMAARGFGRIVNITSGAVKAPIDTLGLSNGARSGLTGFVAGLARQPRVAGCNVTINGLLPGSFDTDRLRSGLQRAAKLSGRDEGELVDAERKAIPAGRFGTAEEFGSFCAFLCSAQAGYLTGQNLLLDGGAYPGTF; encoded by the coding sequence ATGGATCTAGGCATCAAGGGCCGCTGGGCCGTGGTCTGCGCCGCCAGCAAGGGCCTGGGCAAGGGCTGCGCCCTGGCGCTGGCCCGCGAGGGCGTGAACCTGGCGATCAACGCCCGCGACGTCGATACCCTCGCAGCCACCGCCGCCGAACTGCGCCAGCTGGGCGTGGAAGTGCGCGAAGTGGCCGGCGACATCAGCGACCCGGATGTACGCGCCGCGCTGCTGGCCGCCTGTCCGCAGGTGGACATCCTGGTCAACAACGCCGGCGGCCCGCCACCCGGTGACTTCCGCAACTGGGAGCGCGAGGACTGGCTGCGCGCCCTGGACCTGAACATGCTCACCCCCATCGAGCTGATCAAGGCCACGGTGGACGGCATGGCCGCGCGCGGCTTCGGGCGCATCGTTAACATCACCTCCGGCGCAGTGAAGGCACCGATCGACACGCTCGGCCTGTCCAACGGCGCACGCAGCGGCCTGACCGGTTTCGTCGCCGGCCTCGCCCGTCAGCCTCGGGTGGCCGGCTGCAACGTGACCATCAACGGCCTGCTGCCCGGCTCCTTCGATACCGACCGTTTGCGCAGCGGCCTCCAGCGCGCCGCCAAGCTCAGCGGGCGTGACGAGGGGGAACTGGTGGATGCCGAGCGCAAGGCGATTCCCGCCGGTCGCTTCGGCACCGCCGAGGAATTCGGTTCGTTCTGCGCCTTCCTGTGCAGCGCGCAGGCGGGCTATCTGACCGGGCAGAACCTGTTGCTCGATGGCGGGGCTTATCCGGGGACGTTCTGA
- a CDS encoding LysR family transcriptional regulator yields MKAHSDELKTFATVIDCGSITAAAEQLGLTPSAVSRALSKLEEKLGTTLLNRTTRRMKLTEEGEFFLEHARHILEQMDALEERLALRQQSPAGRLRINAASPFMLHAVVPHIGAFRERYPDIELQLNTNDLNIDLLEQSTDIAIRIGQLADSSLHARPLGSSRLNLLASPEYLERHGMPADLDDLLGRTLLGFTQPEALNIWPLRHAGGDTLAITPRLSASSGETLRQLALSGQGIACLASFMTCADIQSGRLVRVLPELTSERRQPIHAVYYRNSQLALRIQCFLDFIQERLAQSLDSVG; encoded by the coding sequence ATGAAAGCCCACTCCGACGAACTCAAGACCTTCGCCACGGTGATCGACTGCGGCTCCATCACTGCCGCCGCCGAGCAACTGGGGCTGACCCCCTCGGCGGTCAGCCGTGCGCTGTCGAAGCTGGAGGAAAAGCTCGGCACCACCCTGCTCAACCGCACCACGCGGCGGATGAAACTCACCGAAGAAGGCGAGTTCTTCCTCGAGCACGCGCGGCACATCCTCGAACAGATGGATGCCCTCGAAGAACGCCTCGCCCTGCGCCAGCAATCCCCCGCCGGGCGCCTGCGGATCAACGCCGCCTCGCCCTTCATGCTGCACGCCGTGGTGCCGCACATCGGCGCCTTCCGCGAGCGCTACCCGGACATCGAACTGCAGCTCAACACCAACGACCTGAACATCGACCTGCTGGAACAGAGCACCGACATCGCCATCCGCATCGGCCAGCTCGCCGACTCCAGCCTGCACGCCCGTCCCCTGGGCAGCAGCCGGCTGAACCTGCTGGCCTCGCCGGAGTACCTGGAACGCCACGGCATGCCGGCCGACCTGGACGACCTGCTGGGCCGCACGCTGCTCGGCTTCACCCAGCCGGAGGCGCTGAACATCTGGCCGCTGCGGCATGCCGGCGGCGACACCCTGGCGATCACCCCGCGGCTCTCCGCCTCCAGTGGCGAGACCCTGCGCCAGCTGGCCCTGAGCGGCCAGGGCATCGCCTGCCTGGCAAGTTTCATGACCTGCGCCGACATCCAGTCCGGGCGCCTGGTGCGCGTGCTGCCGGAGCTGACCAGCGAACGCCGCCAGCCAATCCACGCGGTGTACTACCGCAACTCGCAGCTGGCTCTGCGCATCCAGTGCTTCCTCGACTTCATCCAGGAGCGCCTGGCGCAATCGCTGGACAGCGTCGGCTGA
- a CDS encoding FUSC family protein encodes MPSLLLYLRAVIHPGRDTLLFALRTVLAGLLTLYLAFLLDLEQPKWATMTVVIISTPLAGMTLQKSFSQVIGTTIGAIVAVAIMALFPQAPLPFIVTLAAWLAICTAGGTLLRFTHSHAFVLSGFTAVIVALLAQPAPDSTYTLAITRVTETLLGVACVTLVSLFFARPQSVARGYFAKVDQLIRLIAVHAAAVIRGEEAEEDFQQRQIQLLGEISALEMLRRHLYFDAPRLRGADELVQLLANQLVLMTSRLAILRRQRKLIQARLTGPIPESVQRLREDELACLEELAEYGRALPTPVRKRITRLRQRFDAAARQAEELADGLPTSLRSLAWALRIEQARLMQQLDEMIELSDAIQDGRPGNRISHRSQAHSLHLDFHLAAMNASRAFIALCCAGWIWVETAWDGARAGMILVGILCSMLATFPRPLLASQAYLRGLALALVAAALLQFLLLPSVGDFEMLALFLTPLLYVIAVGLANPQTAGIGIGLGLSTFLLVGPQNQGAWINTSLQWFEFAGGYVCAGVLALLVYAWVFPFDADARLRRQSRRTRAEVRAVLLSKPSESRRFLFESRMVDRLAIMLGLLPAARDSQSGERFQCSLASMTLGVVLHQLRRESLNPDGLPEALRERLSLVLDELAACLDQPPAAPLQRVLQAMRELGTELDELQGQDSHSGGEAMRPLFVSGVALLVAAALLERFRDLYSEAARFHDDHGEQPLHAR; translated from the coding sequence ATGCCATCGCTGCTGCTGTATCTGCGCGCTGTCATTCATCCGGGCAGGGACACCCTGTTGTTCGCCCTGCGCACCGTGCTGGCCGGGCTGCTGACCCTGTACCTGGCGTTCCTGCTGGACCTGGAGCAGCCCAAGTGGGCAACCATGACGGTGGTGATCATCAGCACCCCGCTGGCCGGCATGACCTTGCAGAAGAGTTTCTCCCAGGTGATCGGCACCACCATCGGCGCCATCGTCGCCGTGGCGATCATGGCGCTCTTCCCACAGGCGCCGTTGCCCTTCATCGTCACCCTGGCCGCCTGGCTGGCGATCTGCACCGCCGGCGGCACCCTGTTGCGCTTCACCCACTCCCACGCCTTCGTCCTCAGCGGCTTCACCGCGGTGATCGTCGCCCTGCTGGCCCAGCCCGCCCCCGATTCCACCTACACCCTGGCCATCACACGGGTCACCGAGACCTTGCTCGGGGTGGCCTGTGTGACCTTGGTCAGTCTGTTCTTCGCCCGTCCGCAGAGCGTGGCGCGGGGCTATTTCGCCAAGGTCGACCAGTTGATCCGGCTGATCGCCGTGCATGCCGCGGCGGTGATCCGCGGCGAGGAAGCCGAGGAGGACTTCCAGCAGCGGCAGATCCAGTTGCTGGGCGAAATCTCCGCGCTGGAGATGCTGCGCCGCCACCTCTACTTCGATGCGCCGCGCCTGCGCGGCGCCGACGAACTGGTGCAGCTGCTGGCCAACCAGCTGGTGCTGATGACCTCGCGGCTGGCCATCCTGCGCCGGCAGCGCAAGCTGATCCAGGCCCGCCTCACGGGGCCGATCCCGGAGTCGGTGCAGCGTCTGCGCGAGGATGAACTGGCCTGCCTGGAAGAACTGGCCGAGTACGGCCGTGCCCTGCCCACCCCGGTGCGCAAGCGCATCACCCGCCTGCGCCAGCGTTTCGACGCCGCCGCCCGCCAGGCCGAGGAACTGGCCGACGGTCTGCCGACCTCGCTGCGCTCCCTGGCCTGGGCGCTGCGCATCGAGCAGGCGCGGCTGATGCAGCAGTTGGACGAGATGATCGAGCTGAGCGATGCAATCCAGGACGGTCGGCCAGGTAACCGCATCTCCCACCGCAGCCAGGCCCATTCCCTGCACCTGGACTTCCACCTCGCGGCGATGAACGCCAGCCGCGCCTTCATCGCCCTGTGCTGCGCCGGCTGGATCTGGGTGGAGACCGCCTGGGACGGCGCCCGCGCCGGGATGATCCTGGTGGGCATCCTCTGTTCCATGCTGGCGACTTTCCCGCGCCCCCTGCTGGCCAGCCAGGCGTACCTGCGCGGGCTGGCCCTGGCGCTGGTGGCGGCGGCGCTGCTGCAGTTCCTGCTGCTACCCAGCGTCGGCGACTTCGAGATGCTCGCGCTGTTCCTCACCCCGTTGCTCTACGTGATCGCCGTCGGCCTGGCCAACCCACAGACCGCCGGGATCGGCATCGGCCTGGGGCTGTCCACCTTCCTGTTAGTGGGCCCGCAGAACCAGGGCGCCTGGATCAACACCTCGTTGCAATGGTTCGAGTTCGCCGGCGGTTATGTCTGCGCGGGCGTACTGGCGTTGCTGGTGTACGCCTGGGTCTTCCCGTTCGACGCCGACGCGCGCCTGCGCCGCCAGTCGCGGCGCACCCGTGCCGAGGTGCGCGCGGTGCTGCTGTCAAAGCCCAGCGAGTCGCGCCGCTTCCTGTTCGAGAGCCGCATGGTCGACCGCCTGGCGATCATGCTCGGGCTGCTGCCGGCGGCCCGCGACAGCCAGTCCGGCGAGCGTTTCCAGTGCAGCCTGGCGAGCATGACCCTGGGCGTGGTGCTGCACCAACTGCGGCGCGAAAGCCTCAACCCCGACGGCCTGCCGGAAGCGCTGCGCGAACGCCTGTCACTGGTGCTCGACGAACTCGCCGCCTGCCTCGACCAGCCCCCCGCGGCGCCCCTGCAACGGGTCTTGCAGGCCATGCGTGAGCTGGGCACGGAGCTGGACGAGCTGCAAGGCCAGGACTCTCATTCCGGCGGCGAGGCCATGCGCCCACTGTTCGTCAGCGGCGTGGCGCTCCTGGTAGCCGCCGCCCTGCTGGAGCGCTTCCGCGACCTCTACAGCGAAGCCGCGCGCTTCCACGACGACCACGGGGAACAACCGCTCCATGCCCGTTGA
- a CDS encoding DUF1656 domain-containing protein → MPVDIELGGVYLPPLAQALLLALPIFLLLDWALRRLGVLRLVWHEALFEGALYSCICASLILLMGALH, encoded by the coding sequence ATGCCCGTTGATATCGAACTGGGCGGCGTCTATCTACCGCCACTGGCCCAGGCCCTGCTCCTCGCCCTGCCGATCTTCCTGCTGCTGGACTGGGCGCTGCGTCGCCTCGGCGTGCTGCGCCTGGTCTGGCACGAAGCGCTGTTCGAGGGCGCACTCTACAGCTGCATCTGCGCCAGCCTGATCCTGCTCATGGGAGCACTGCACTGA
- a CDS encoding HlyD family secretion protein produces the protein MRKAIPPLITLAVVALALVLGSYAWVYYTRAPWTRDARVRADVVSLSADVTGRIVDLRVQDNQHVNKGDLLLQIDPARYELAVQHAERAVEVARAALGQSQASIVANQALLRQRRSEEVRRRELKARSAISNEEWEKASTDVSVAEAQLLREQANLGLAQANVSLAEAALRQARLDLERTRVLAPVNGYVTNLLTRAGDYATAGSALVAVVDSDSFHVSGYFEETKLPRIHEGDRVRIELMSGERFDGTVQSIAFAITDRENLPGSRLLANINPTYTWVKLAQRIPVRIAIDPAYAGRDRLRAGTTATVSVVEAEP, from the coding sequence ATCCGCAAGGCGATCCCGCCGCTGATCACCCTCGCCGTGGTGGCGCTCGCCCTGGTGCTGGGCAGCTATGCCTGGGTCTACTACACCCGCGCGCCCTGGACCCGCGACGCCCGCGTGCGGGCCGACGTGGTGTCGCTGTCGGCGGATGTCACCGGGCGCATCGTCGATCTGCGCGTGCAGGACAACCAGCACGTGAACAAGGGCGACCTGCTGCTGCAGATCGACCCCGCCCGCTACGAGCTGGCGGTGCAGCACGCCGAGCGCGCGGTGGAAGTGGCGCGGGCGGCGCTGGGCCAGTCGCAGGCGTCCATCGTCGCCAACCAGGCGCTGCTGCGTCAGCGCAGGAGCGAGGAAGTCCGCCGGCGGGAGCTGAAGGCACGCTCGGCGATCTCCAACGAGGAATGGGAAAAGGCCAGCACCGATGTGTCCGTGGCCGAGGCGCAGCTGCTGCGCGAACAGGCCAACCTGGGCCTGGCCCAGGCCAACGTCAGCCTGGCGGAGGCGGCGCTGCGCCAGGCACGCCTGGACCTGGAGCGCACCCGCGTGCTGGCGCCGGTGAACGGCTACGTGACCAACCTGCTGACCCGCGCCGGCGACTACGCCACCGCTGGCAGCGCGCTGGTCGCGGTGGTGGACAGCGACTCCTTCCACGTCAGCGGCTACTTCGAGGAAACCAAGCTGCCGCGCATTCACGAAGGCGACCGGGTCCGCATCGAACTGATGAGCGGCGAGCGCTTCGACGGCACCGTGCAAAGCATCGCCTTCGCCATCACCGACCGCGAGAACCTGCCCGGCAGCCGCCTGCTGGCCAACATCAACCCGACCTACACCTGGGTCAAGCTCGCCCAGCGCATCCCGGTGCGCATCGCCATCGACCCCGCCTACGCCGGGCGCGACCGCCTGCGCGCCGGGACCACGGCCACGGTCAGCGTAGTGGAAGCCGAGCCCTAG
- a CDS encoding histidine phosphatase family protein, producing the protein MNPTHAVRSIARNPYLALLLLTGITLALCAWRSVLPESLDNPSGSAFQQRWMQGRVILLVRHLERCDRTSAPCLGAADGITVRAAEMAKGLGRAIAHYGLAATDIYSSPLTRTAQTADLMFDHTVARQDWLFTCKNDDLLGQIRQHKAAHRNLVMVTHSECFDRLMHNLDKPEGETPEYGETLVLFDNGSRSPWIAGEIEVPDWAELRHRPNAG; encoded by the coding sequence GTGAACCCCACACACGCCGTACGATCCATCGCCAGAAACCCCTACCTGGCCCTCCTGTTGCTGACCGGCATCACCCTGGCGCTGTGCGCCTGGCGCTCGGTCCTCCCCGAATCATTGGACAACCCCAGCGGCAGCGCCTTTCAGCAACGCTGGATGCAAGGCCGGGTGATCCTGCTGGTCCGCCACCTGGAACGCTGCGACCGGACCAGCGCCCCCTGCCTGGGCGCGGCCGATGGCATCACCGTCCGCGCCGCGGAAATGGCCAAGGGGCTGGGCCGGGCCATCGCCCACTACGGCCTGGCGGCCACCGATATCTACAGCAGCCCGCTGACCCGCACCGCACAGACGGCGGACCTGATGTTCGACCACACCGTCGCCCGCCAGGACTGGCTCTTCACCTGCAAGAACGACGACCTGCTGGGCCAGATCCGCCAGCACAAGGCCGCCCACCGCAACCTGGTGATGGTGACCCACAGCGAGTGCTTCGACCGCCTGATGCACAACCTCGACAAGCCCGAAGGCGAAACGCCCGAGTACGGCGAGACCCTGGTGCTGTTCGACAACGGCAGTCGCTCGCCATGGATCGCCGGCGAAATCGAAGTGCCTGACTGGGCGGAGCTGAGGCATCGGCCGAACGCCGGTTGA
- a CDS encoding mechanosensitive ion channel family protein, with amino-acid sequence MPALLSQHPLFAAPALLLIDLLLWRLLGMAHPHWRLTARVLCFLLFSLLLFNAGMNPLRAAPWPDDLPSHLVATGVQIIWWLFAARCLTVVLGFLLVQRVGHAGRLLQDVVGALIFLIASIAAAGYVLELPVKGLLATSGVVAIVLGLALQSTLSDVFSGIVLNTTKPYQLDDWISIDGIEGRVTEIDWRSTYLQTAQGTLAVVPNSLAAKAKLLNLSRPANLYGLSLSLTLSPRVRPRKAIEALERALGGCRTLLASPAPTVSVRKSSPEGVEYELSGFVAAMGEKREARNQLYDLAFRHLQAAGIELLSDVDIPAREHASRARALLVRSGLFDALADTERDELAATMQRRPFKAGDVLLAAGDVSDQLLIIDTGVVSVTLPHDGQTLEAGRMGPGEVIGEAGVLTGSAWQAQFTALSDGAVYRLDKAVLGPCLEARQEIAEAMTRLLDFRQKASAALLVEQPVIAPQRGLMAWLKQYAGRRYKV; translated from the coding sequence ATGCCCGCCCTGCTCAGCCAACACCCCCTGTTCGCCGCCCCGGCGCTGCTGCTGATCGACCTGCTGCTCTGGCGCCTGCTCGGCATGGCCCATCCGCATTGGCGTCTGACCGCCCGCGTGCTCTGCTTCCTGCTGTTCAGCCTGCTGCTGTTCAACGCCGGGATGAACCCGCTGCGCGCCGCGCCCTGGCCCGACGACCTGCCCAGCCACCTGGTCGCCACCGGCGTGCAGATCATCTGGTGGCTGTTCGCCGCGCGCTGCCTGACCGTGGTGCTCGGCTTCCTCCTGGTGCAACGCGTCGGCCACGCCGGGCGGCTGCTGCAGGATGTGGTCGGCGCGCTGATCTTCCTGATCGCCAGCATCGCCGCCGCCGGCTACGTGCTGGAGCTGCCGGTGAAGGGCCTCCTGGCCACTTCCGGGGTGGTCGCCATCGTCCTCGGCCTTGCGTTGCAGAGCACGCTGAGCGACGTGTTCTCCGGCATCGTGCTCAACACCACCAAGCCGTACCAGCTGGACGACTGGATCTCCATCGACGGCATCGAGGGCCGGGTTACCGAGATCGACTGGCGCTCCACCTACCTGCAGACCGCCCAGGGTACCCTGGCGGTTGTGCCCAACTCCCTGGCGGCCAAGGCCAAGCTGCTCAACCTCAGCCGGCCGGCGAACCTCTACGGCTTGAGCCTGAGCCTGACGCTCAGCCCGCGGGTCCGCCCGCGCAAGGCCATCGAGGCGCTGGAACGCGCCCTGGGCGGCTGCCGCACGTTGCTGGCCAGCCCGGCGCCGACGGTGAGCGTACGCAAGTCATCGCCCGAGGGCGTGGAATACGAACTCAGCGGCTTCGTCGCCGCCATGGGCGAGAAGCGCGAGGCGCGCAACCAGCTTTACGACCTGGCCTTCCGCCACTTGCAGGCCGCCGGCATCGAGCTGCTCAGCGATGTCGATATCCCGGCCCGCGAGCACGCCTCCCGCGCCCGCGCGCTGCTGGTGCGCTCCGGCCTGTTCGATGCCCTGGCCGATACCGAACGGGACGAACTGGCGGCCACCATGCAGCGCCGGCCGTTCAAGGCCGGCGACGTGCTGCTGGCGGCCGGCGATGTCAGCGACCAGTTGCTGATCATCGACACCGGAGTGGTCAGCGTGACCCTGCCCCACGACGGGCAAACCCTCGAAGCCGGCCGCATGGGGCCGGGCGAGGTGATCGGCGAAGCCGGCGTGCTCACCGGCTCCGCCTGGCAGGCGCAGTTCACCGCCTTGAGCGATGGCGCGGTCTATCGCCTTGACAAGGCCGTGCTGGGGCCTTGCCTGGAAGCGCGCCAGGAAATCGCCGAAGCCATGACCCGGCTGCTCGACTTCCGCCAGAAGGCCAGCGCCGCCCTGCTGGTGGAACAACCGGTGATAGCGCCGCAGCGTGGCCTGATGGCCTGGCTGAAGCAGTACGCCGGGCGCCGCTACAAGGTATGA
- a CDS encoding class I SAM-dependent methyltransferase, protein MPTCTDTRSLFTAQSDAYRANRPTYDPAFFAWLAQAAPGTARAWDCGCGSGQATEDLAKHFGEVIATDINAAQLDKAPRLPNVDYRCEPAESTSLEPASVDLTLVAQALHWFDVPRFYEEVHRVSQPDALLAVISYNMLNITPELDALVSHLYHDVVGSYWAPERKHVETGYETIAFPFERVPTPAFALEATWDLARLLGYFESWSAVASYRAATGLDPVEPLREQFAQAWGDAPERAVSWPLTIKLGRVS, encoded by the coding sequence ATGCCGACCTGCACCGACACGCGCTCGCTGTTCACCGCCCAGTCCGACGCCTACCGCGCCAACCGCCCGACCTACGACCCGGCCTTCTTCGCCTGGCTGGCCCAGGCCGCGCCCGGCACGGCGCGCGCCTGGGACTGCGGCTGCGGTTCGGGCCAGGCCACCGAAGACCTGGCGAAGCACTTCGGCGAAGTCATCGCCACCGACATCAACGCCGCGCAGCTGGACAAGGCGCCGCGCCTGCCCAACGTCGACTACCGCTGCGAACCGGCGGAAAGCACCTCGCTGGAACCCGCCAGCGTCGACCTCACCCTGGTCGCCCAGGCCCTGCACTGGTTCGACGTGCCGCGCTTCTACGAGGAGGTGCACCGCGTCTCCCAGCCCGATGCACTGCTGGCAGTGATCTCCTACAACATGCTGAACATCACCCCGGAACTGGACGCCCTGGTGAGCCACCTCTACCACGACGTCGTCGGCTCCTACTGGGCGCCCGAGCGCAAGCACGTGGAAACCGGCTACGAAACCATTGCCTTCCCCTTCGAGAGGGTGCCGACGCCGGCCTTCGCCCTGGAAGCGACCTGGGACCTGGCGCGCCTGCTGGGCTACTTCGAAAGCTGGTCCGCCGTCGCCAGCTACCGCGCCGCAACCGGGCTGGACCCGGTGGAGCCGCTGCGCGAGCAGTTCGCCCAGGCCTGGGGCGACGCACCGGAGCGCGCCGTGAGCTGGCCACTGACCATCAAGCTCGGCCGGGTCAGCTGA
- a CDS encoding SH3 domain-containing protein: MQYDVIRPHRSEYPEPITFSKGTALTVGERYEGEEDWQDWYFCSTAGQKDGWVPAQVFQLTAPGAGIATEDYTARELDVEVGERLEGGRELGGWRWCSRASGESGWVPLACLCEVGFS, from the coding sequence ATGCAGTACGACGTGATCCGGCCCCACCGCAGCGAATATCCCGAGCCGATCACCTTCAGCAAGGGGACGGCACTGACGGTGGGTGAGCGCTATGAAGGTGAGGAAGACTGGCAGGACTGGTACTTCTGTTCGACGGCCGGGCAGAAGGATGGCTGGGTGCCGGCGCAGGTCTTCCAGTTGACGGCTCCGGGCGCCGGAATCGCAACGGAGGACTACACCGCCCGCGAACTCGATGTCGAGGTCGGCGAGCGGCTGGAAGGCGGCCGCGAACTGGGCGGCTGGCGCTGGTGCAGCCGGGCCAGCGGCGAGTCTGGCTGGGTGCCGCTGGCGTGCCTGTGCGAAGTCGGTTTCAGCTGA